DNA from Amorphoplanes friuliensis DSM 7358:
AGCTGATATGCCGCGTAAAGGCCCCGCTCCGCGCCACCCGGTGGTTCCGGACCCCGTGTACAACTCACCGCTGGTCACCCAGCTGGTGAACAAGATCCTGGTCGGCGGCAAGCGTCAGCTCGCCGAGCGCATCGTCTACGGAGCGCTCGAGGGCGCCCGTGAGAAGAGCGGCACCGACCCCGTGGTGACGCTCAAGCGCGCCATGGACAACGTCAAGCCGACCCTCGAGGTCCGCAGCCGCCGTGTCGGTGGCGCGAC
Protein-coding regions in this window:
- the rpsG gene encoding 30S ribosomal protein S7, whose product is MPRKGPAPRHPVVPDPVYNSPLVTQLVNKILVGGKRQLAERIVYGALEGAREKSGTDPVVTLKRAMDNVKPTLEVRSRRVGGATYQVPVEVRTPRQTTLGLRWLVQYSKARREKTMIERLQNELLDASNGLGAAVKRREDTHKMAESNKAFAHYRW